CAGCGTGCGAAGGCCGATTGCGCGGCGGCGAAATCGGCGGGGGGACCACATCGCGCAGCGATGTGGTGGAGCGGTGTATCGCCCGCCTGGATACCCTTCCCTCGGCGTGCTGGCGCACGCCTCGCCGGGGATGACAAGGCAGGTTTTTGACCCGTCGCGCGCCCCATGCCATTACGCGCCCTCAGGAGCCCGCCATGCACGACATCAAGTCCATCCGCGACAACCCCGACGCCTTCGTCGCCGGGCTCGACCGGCGTGGCGGCGGCGAGGGCGGGGCGATTGCCGGCCAGCTCCTCAAGCTCGACGCGGAGCTGCGCGCGCTCCTCACCGAGTTGCAGCAGAAGCAGGCGCGGCGCAACGAAGCCTCCAAGCTGATCGGCCAGGCGAAAGCCAAGAAGGACGAGGCCGGCGCCGCCGCCCTGATGGCCGAGGTCGCAGGCCTGAAAGACGCGATCCAGCAGGGCGAGCAGCGCCAGCGCGATCTCGAAGCCGAGCTCAAGACCGCCCTCGCCGTGATCCCGAACATCCCGGCCGACGACGTGCCGCAGGGCGACGGCGAGGACGACAACGTCCCGGTCGCGGCGCGCCACTACAAAGCCACGCGGATCGCCGCGAGCGGCATCAACGCGCCGAAGGAGCATTTCGCGCTCGGCGAGGCGCTCGGCCTGATGGATTTCGAGCGCGCCGCGAAGGTCTCCGGCGCCCGCTTCGTCTATCTCAAAGGCGCCTTCGCCCGCCTCAATCGCGCACTGGCGAGCTTCATGCTCGACCTGCACACGACGAAGTACGGTTATGAAGAGGTCGTACCCCCGTTGTTGGTGAACGACACTGCGATGTTTGGAACAGGGCAACTTCCGAAGTTCAAGGACGATTTGTTCCCTACATACCGAAGTGTTGAGTATTGGGAGCGTCTGAGCCGTGCTGCTGCGAAGCTCCTTGAAGAAGAAAGAGTCAAAGGCTATGGCGCTGCGCTCATGACAGCCAAGGCCGAGATGGTTAGCGATCAGGATATTTTTTGGCTCATTCCTACCGCCGAAGTCCCGCTCACCAACTACGTCAACGGCGAAATCCTCTCCGAGACCGAACTCCCCCTGCGTTTCACCGCATACACACCGTGCTTCCGTTCGGAAGCCGGCGCCGCGGGCAAAGACACGCGCGGGATGATCCGCATGCACCAGTTCGACAAGGTCGAGCTCGTCTCCATCACGACGCCGGAGAAATCGAACGAAGAGCATGAGCGCATGACCGACGCGGCGCAGGAGGTCCTCAAGCGTCTCGACCTCAGCCATCGCGTCGTCACGCTGTGCACCGGCGACATGGGGTTCAGCGCGCGCAAGACCTACGACATCGAGGTCTGGCTGCCCGGGCAGAACCGCTTCCGCGAGATCTCCTCCTGCTCGAATTGCGGGGATTTCCAGGCGCGGCGGATGAACACGCGCTACCGCGGTGCCGGTCGCGAAGGCGGGGACAAGGTGAAGGGCCCGGTGCACACGCTGAACGGCTCCGGCCTCGCCATCGGCCGCACGCTCATCGCGGTGGTCGAGAACTACCAGCAGGCCGACGGCAGCATCGCGATCCCCGACGCGCTCAAGCCCTATATGGGCGGCCTCGAGAAGATCGAGACGAAATAGCTCACTTTCCTCCCCCGTAAACACGGGGGAGGAAAGTGACGGCACGCGCCTTGAACCCGTCCGCGCCGCGCCCATCTCTCTCGTCCACGCCACGACCGGCGAAAGACGGAGGATAGACG
The nucleotide sequence above comes from Rhizomicrobium sp.. Encoded proteins:
- the serS gene encoding serine--tRNA ligase; translation: MHDIKSIRDNPDAFVAGLDRRGGGEGGAIAGQLLKLDAELRALLTELQQKQARRNEASKLIGQAKAKKDEAGAAALMAEVAGLKDAIQQGEQRQRDLEAELKTALAVIPNIPADDVPQGDGEDDNVPVAARHYKATRIAASGINAPKEHFALGEALGLMDFERAAKVSGARFVYLKGAFARLNRALASFMLDLHTTKYGYEEVVPPLLVNDTAMFGTGQLPKFKDDLFPTYRSVEYWERLSRAAAKLLEEERVKGYGAALMTAKAEMVSDQDIFWLIPTAEVPLTNYVNGEILSETELPLRFTAYTPCFRSEAGAAGKDTRGMIRMHQFDKVELVSITTPEKSNEEHERMTDAAQEVLKRLDLSHRVVTLCTGDMGFSARKTYDIEVWLPGQNRFREISSCSNCGDFQARRMNTRYRGAGREGGDKVKGPVHTLNGSGLAIGRTLIAVVENYQQADGSIAIPDALKPYMGGLEKIETK